The Burkholderia pyrrocinia genome includes a region encoding these proteins:
- a CDS encoding glucose 1-dehydrogenase has translation MGRLEGKVAIVTGGARGMGAATCRLFVEEGARVVIGDVLDAEGEALARELGDAARFMRLDVADEASWVRVAEATVEQFGRIDVLVNNAAVLMFGGITELSKRDFERAVSINLVGTFVGIRTIAPRMIAQKRGSIVNISSVDGLRGVNALAAYVSSKWGVRGLTKVAALELGHQGVRVNSIHPGGVNTAMSNPAGAPLEEINKHYANVPLQRVGLPDEIARATLFLASDEASYCNGAELAVDGGMAAGAYYPGLPGAPF, from the coding sequence ATGGGTCGACTGGAAGGAAAGGTAGCGATCGTCACGGGCGGCGCGCGTGGCATGGGCGCGGCGACGTGCAGGCTGTTCGTCGAGGAGGGCGCGCGCGTCGTGATCGGCGACGTGCTCGACGCGGAGGGCGAAGCGCTCGCACGCGAACTCGGCGATGCGGCGCGTTTCATGCGGCTCGATGTCGCCGACGAAGCGAGCTGGGTGCGCGTGGCCGAAGCGACGGTCGAGCAGTTCGGCCGCATCGACGTGCTCGTCAACAACGCGGCCGTGCTGATGTTCGGCGGCATCACCGAGCTGTCGAAACGCGATTTCGAACGCGCGGTGTCGATCAATCTGGTCGGCACGTTCGTCGGTATCCGCACGATCGCGCCGCGCATGATCGCGCAGAAGCGCGGGTCGATCGTCAACATCTCGTCGGTGGACGGGCTGCGCGGCGTGAACGCGCTGGCCGCGTACGTGTCGAGCAAGTGGGGCGTGCGAGGGTTGACGAAAGTCGCGGCGCTCGAACTTGGCCACCAGGGCGTGCGCGTGAATTCGATCCATCCGGGCGGCGTGAACACCGCGATGTCGAATCCGGCCGGCGCACCGCTCGAGGAGATCAACAAGCATTACGCGAACGTGCCGCTGCAGCGCGTCGGCTTGCCCGACGAGATCGCGCGCGCGACGCTGTTCCTCGCCAGCGACGAAGCGTCGTACTGCAACGGCGCCGAACTGGCCGTCGACGGCGGGATGGCGGCAGGCGCGTATTACCCCGGATTGCCGGGCGCGCCGTTTTGA
- a CDS encoding cytochrome c oxidase subunit 3, which translates to MTTLPRPFVPDTPPVLPNASRIGLIVFMAVATTLFSLLLLAYAMRMREPDWQPIPHPALLWWNTGALVLASIAMQRARQMTLHRAAWLVSGGVLAAVFVIGQLTAWRMLSEAGQTVAVNPSNSFLYLLTGLHGLHVLGGLVAWVVTIALLQRADPFRAQRAIALCAIYWHFLLAVWLVLLAAMWWLTPGFVAAICGPLYGAAP; encoded by the coding sequence ATGACCACACTGCCCCGCCCCTTCGTGCCTGACACGCCGCCGGTGCTCCCGAATGCGAGCCGCATCGGCCTGATCGTCTTCATGGCGGTGGCGACGACCTTGTTTTCGCTGCTGCTGCTCGCCTATGCCATGCGCATGCGCGAGCCCGACTGGCAGCCGATCCCGCATCCGGCGCTGCTATGGTGGAACACCGGCGCGCTGGTGCTGGCAAGCATTGCCATGCAGCGCGCACGGCAGATGACCTTGCACCGCGCGGCGTGGCTGGTGTCCGGCGGCGTGCTGGCGGCCGTGTTCGTGATCGGGCAACTGACCGCCTGGCGCATGCTGTCGGAGGCCGGGCAGACCGTCGCCGTCAATCCTTCCAACAGCTTCCTCTACCTGCTCACCGGCCTGCACGGATTGCACGTGCTGGGCGGGCTGGTGGCCTGGGTCGTGACGATTGCGCTTCTGCAGCGCGCGGATCCCTTCCGGGCCCAGCGCGCCATCGCGCTGTGCGCGATCTACTGGCATTTCCTGCTGGCTGTCTGGCTCGTGCTGCTGGCGGCGATGTGGTGGCTCACCCCCGGGTTCGTCGCCGCCATCTGCGGGCCGCTGTATGGAGCCGCGCCATGA
- a CDS encoding c-type cytochrome, whose amino-acid sequence MALAIALFLIIILAVGFHFASPWWITPIASNWVRMDDMLTITLVITGALFIAINLFIVIALVRYRHRSGHRAAYEPHNKRLEWWLIGLTSVGVAALLAPGLFVYADYIRPPRNVLQMEVLGQQWQWRFRFAGPGGKLGTTDVRYISNDNPFGLNPGDPNGRDNYLIETPEVHLPLNRPIQVLARSRDVLHDFYVPPFRARMNMVPGMVTTFWFTPTKVGRYDILCAQLCGIGHSNMRGVVVVEDEASFSRWLAQQSTFAQRQQARVQAAAAAAGGSAQALADQGKTLAAAKGCAACHTVDGSPRVGPTWKGLYGKTETMADGSTAKVDEAYLRAFIRDPKARVVKGFSPIMPTFDLSPQELTALVTYIESLGGPAASSATNP is encoded by the coding sequence ATGGCGCTTGCGATTGCCCTGTTCCTGATCATCATATTGGCGGTGGGGTTTCACTTTGCCAGTCCCTGGTGGATCACGCCGATCGCGTCGAACTGGGTGCGCATGGACGATATGCTGACGATCACGCTCGTCATTACCGGCGCGCTCTTCATCGCAATCAACCTGTTCATCGTGATCGCACTGGTGCGCTACCGCCACCGCAGCGGGCATCGTGCTGCTTACGAGCCGCACAACAAGCGGCTGGAATGGTGGCTGATCGGCCTGACCTCCGTCGGCGTGGCAGCGTTGCTGGCACCGGGGCTGTTCGTCTACGCGGACTACATCCGGCCGCCGCGCAACGTGCTGCAGATGGAGGTGCTCGGCCAGCAATGGCAATGGCGTTTCCGCTTTGCCGGACCCGGTGGCAAGCTGGGCACGACGGACGTGCGCTACATCAGCAACGACAACCCCTTCGGCCTGAACCCCGGCGACCCCAACGGCCGTGACAACTACCTGATCGAGACGCCCGAGGTGCACCTGCCGCTCAACCGGCCGATCCAGGTCCTGGCACGGTCGCGCGACGTGCTGCACGACTTCTACGTCCCGCCGTTCCGTGCGCGCATGAACATGGTGCCCGGCATGGTGACCACCTTCTGGTTCACGCCGACCAAGGTCGGGCGCTACGACATCCTGTGCGCACAGCTTTGCGGTATCGGGCACTCCAACATGCGCGGCGTGGTGGTGGTGGAAGACGAAGCATCGTTCTCGCGCTGGCTGGCGCAGCAGAGCACGTTCGCGCAGCGGCAGCAGGCCAGGGTGCAGGCTGCCGCCGCCGCTGCCGGCGGCAGCGCCCAGGCGCTTGCCGACCAGGGCAAGACGCTCGCGGCGGCCAAGGGCTGCGCCGCCTGCCATACCGTGGACGGCAGTCCGCGCGTGGGCCCCACCTGGAAGGGCCTGTACGGCAAGACCGAAACGATGGCCGACGGCAGCACCGCGAAGGTGGACGAAGCCTATCTGCGCGCCTTCATCCGCGACCCGAAGGCCCGCGTCGTGAAGGGCTTCTCACCCATCATGCCGACCTTCGACCTGAGCCCGCAGGAACTGACCGCGCTGGTGACCTACATCGAATCGCTAGGCGGTCCGGCCGCCAGCAGCGCAACGAATCCCTAG
- a CDS encoding nuclear transport factor 2 family protein has translation MTLIESLETRVRRLEDADAIRRLKARYFTCCDRKDPQGMRDCFAPGRVHIDYGRIGTFDTRDALVDVFERLGCHPHIVEMHHGVNPDIAVLDDTHARGTWGLHYQMIDTNARTLTQLGAYYDDEYRKVDGEWKIAGTRCVVTSTLSVRYEGDAPGVLFAGAQPPAA, from the coding sequence ATGACCCTCATCGAATCGCTGGAAACGCGGGTGCGCAGGCTCGAGGATGCCGACGCGATCCGCCGGCTGAAGGCGCGCTACTTCACGTGCTGCGACCGCAAGGATCCGCAAGGGATGCGCGACTGCTTCGCGCCCGGCCGCGTGCACATCGACTACGGCCGGATCGGCACGTTCGACACGCGCGACGCGCTCGTCGACGTGTTCGAGCGGCTCGGCTGCCATCCGCACATCGTCGAGATGCACCACGGCGTGAATCCCGACATCGCCGTGCTCGACGACACGCATGCGCGCGGCACGTGGGGCCTGCACTACCAGATGATCGACACGAACGCGCGCACGCTCACGCAGCTCGGCGCGTACTACGACGACGAATACCGGAAGGTCGACGGCGAATGGAAGATCGCGGGCACGCGCTGCGTCGTCACGTCGACGCTGTCGGTCCGCTACGAAGGCGATGCGCCGGGCGTGCTGTTCGCCGGCGCACAGCCGCCGGCCGCCTGA
- a CDS encoding heme-copper oxidase subunit III family protein, which produces MTSPTLPGESAATTPTDAPADAGPDGWRGIVTDWSADREAFKVPWGKAMMWIFLLSDTFIFSSFLIGYMTVRMSTTAPWPDTSKVFGLTVGGVEVPLLLIAIMTFTLISSSGTMAMAVNFGYRRNAKPAAALLLATALLGATFLSLQAFEWSNLIFREGIRPWGNPMGAAQFGACFFLITGFHGFHVTCGVIYLLLIARKILQPGFTEHGNFQIVEIAGLYWHFVDLVWVFIFALFYLW; this is translated from the coding sequence ATGACCTCGCCCACGCTCCCCGGCGAATCCGCTGCCACTACGCCGACCGACGCGCCCGCCGACGCCGGGCCTGACGGCTGGCGCGGCATCGTCACGGACTGGTCGGCCGACCGCGAAGCCTTCAAGGTGCCGTGGGGCAAGGCGATGATGTGGATCTTCCTGCTGTCGGATACCTTCATCTTCAGCAGCTTCCTGATCGGCTACATGACGGTGCGCATGTCGACCACGGCGCCGTGGCCCGACACGTCCAAGGTGTTCGGGCTCACCGTGGGCGGCGTGGAGGTGCCGTTGCTGCTGATTGCCATCATGACGTTCACCCTGATCAGCAGCAGCGGCACCATGGCGATGGCCGTCAACTTCGGCTACCGGCGCAACGCAAAGCCCGCCGCCGCCCTGTTGCTGGCGACCGCGCTGCTGGGCGCGACCTTCCTGTCGCTGCAGGCCTTCGAATGGAGCAATCTGATCTTCCGTGAAGGTATACGCCCCTGGGGCAACCCGATGGGAGCGGCACAGTTTGGCGCGTGCTTCTTCCTGATCACCGGGTTCCACGGCTTTCACGTGACCTGCGGCGTGATCTACCTGCTGCTGATCGCACGCAAGATCCTGCAGCCGGGGTTCACCGAGCACGGCAACTTCCAGATCGTCGAGATTGCCGGCTTGTACTGGCACTTCGTCGACCTGGTGTGGGTATTCATCTTCGCGCTGTTTTATTTGTGGTGA
- a CDS encoding cytochrome C oxidase subunit IV family protein, whose amino-acid sequence MDHTDPADRPDAAHGQQHPIGIYLKIWGLLFVLSTMSYLVDYFNVQGLLRWVLIVVLMIAKAGLIVSIFMHMMWERLALVYAILIPPLCLLVLMVLMAAEAHHTFGMRELFFH is encoded by the coding sequence ATGGACCACACCGATCCCGCCGATCGACCCGACGCCGCGCACGGCCAGCAGCATCCGATCGGCATCTACCTGAAAATCTGGGGCCTGCTGTTCGTCCTGAGCACGATGTCGTACCTGGTGGACTACTTCAACGTGCAGGGCCTGCTGCGCTGGGTGCTGATCGTCGTGCTCATGATCGCCAAGGCCGGGCTGATCGTGTCGATTTTCATGCACATGATGTGGGAACGGCTGGCGCTGGTGTACGCCATCCTGATACCGCCTCTGTGCCTGCTGGTGCTCATGGTGCTGATGGCTGCCGAAGCGCATCACACTTTCGGCATGCGGGAACTCTTCTTCCACTGA
- a CDS encoding SDR family NAD(P)-dependent oxidoreductase: protein MTQNHDVPVAVVTGASRGAGKGIARALGAAGMTVYVTGRSQHEGDAPLPGTIHETVREIDALGGRGIAVACDHADDAQVKALFERIERDSGRLDILVNNATYLHDQLILPGPFWEKSLDLVNILDVGLRSAYVASWHAAPLMAKRRSGLIAFTSSFGASCYMHGAAYGAQKSGVDKFAKDMAVDLKPFDVAAVSIWMGPLRTERTTRVWEEHPDLYKEFSLVAESPEFTGRVIHAIHGDPQRMALSGQVLVGAEAALQYGIADLDGKQPPSYRELLGGPVQAHPAIVA from the coding sequence ATGACACAGAACCACGATGTGCCGGTTGCCGTCGTGACGGGCGCATCGCGCGGCGCGGGCAAAGGCATCGCACGCGCGCTCGGTGCGGCCGGCATGACCGTCTACGTGACGGGCCGCTCGCAGCACGAAGGCGACGCGCCGCTGCCCGGCACGATCCACGAGACCGTGCGCGAGATCGACGCGCTCGGCGGGCGCGGGATCGCGGTGGCATGCGATCACGCGGACGACGCGCAGGTGAAGGCGCTGTTCGAGCGCATCGAACGTGACAGCGGGCGGCTCGACATCCTCGTCAACAACGCGACCTACCTGCACGACCAGTTGATCCTGCCGGGCCCGTTCTGGGAGAAGTCGCTCGACCTGGTGAACATCCTCGACGTCGGGCTGCGCTCGGCCTATGTCGCGAGCTGGCACGCGGCGCCGCTGATGGCGAAGCGCCGCAGCGGGCTGATCGCGTTCACGTCGTCGTTCGGCGCGAGCTGCTACATGCACGGCGCGGCCTACGGCGCGCAGAAATCCGGCGTCGACAAGTTCGCGAAGGACATGGCCGTCGACCTGAAGCCGTTCGACGTCGCGGCCGTGTCGATCTGGATGGGACCGCTGCGCACCGAGCGCACGACGCGCGTGTGGGAAGAACATCCGGACCTCTACAAGGAATTCTCGCTCGTCGCCGAAAGCCCGGAATTCACGGGCCGCGTGATTCACGCGATCCACGGCGATCCGCAGCGCATGGCGCTGTCGGGGCAGGTGCTCGTCGGCGCGGAGGCGGCGCTGCAGTACGGCATCGCCGATCTCGACGGCAAGCAGCCGCCGTCGTACCGCGAGCTGCTCGGCGGGCCCGTGCAGGCGCATCCGGCGATCGTCGCTTAA
- a CDS encoding DUF1269 domain-containing protein, with amino-acid sequence MRRLYFLVPDTQMAKAIVDDLLRARIIWRHIHVLADHSVTLDQLPEASLLQSSDVVHALERGVAFGGATGALIGLVALVFPPAELVIAGGAVVALTLAGAGFGAWTAAMIGIAEPNARLQRFRDAIREGQILIMADVPGLREQEIEQMVAQHFPKADLEGGESTTPIFP; translated from the coding sequence ATGAGACGCCTTTATTTCCTCGTACCCGATACGCAGATGGCGAAGGCGATCGTCGATGACTTGCTGCGCGCGCGCATCATCTGGCGCCATATCCACGTCCTCGCCGATCACAGCGTCACGCTCGATCAGTTACCCGAAGCATCCTTGCTGCAAAGCAGCGATGTGGTGCACGCGCTCGAGCGCGGCGTCGCATTCGGCGGCGCGACGGGCGCGCTTATCGGCCTCGTCGCGCTTGTGTTCCCCCCTGCGGAGCTCGTGATTGCGGGCGGCGCCGTCGTCGCATTGACGTTGGCGGGAGCGGGCTTCGGAGCGTGGACGGCCGCGATGATCGGCATCGCCGAGCCGAACGCGCGACTCCAGCGATTTCGTGACGCCATACGGGAAGGTCAGATCCTGATCATGGCCGACGTGCCGGGATTACGAGAGCAGGAAATCGAGCAGATGGTCGCCCAGCATTTTCCAAAGGCGGATCTGGAGGGCGGCGAGTCTACGACACCGATCTTCCCCTGA
- the ctaD gene encoding cytochrome c oxidase subunit I, translated as MPYAHTDHAPQSFWTRYVWSQDHKVIAVQYSLTAIAIGLVGLVLSDLMRLQLGFPGKFSFIDATHYYQFVTMHGMIMVIYLLTALFLGGFGNYLIPLMLGARDMVFPFLNMLSYWVYQLAVLVLVASFFVPGGPTGAGWTLYPPQAILPGTPGVEWGIVLMLVSLAIFIVATTMGGLNYVTTTLQARTRGMTLMRMPLTVWGIFIATIMALLAFPALFVSAVMMLLDRTLGTSFFIPAVVSMGQTLKHAGGSPLLFQHLFWFFGHPEVYIVALPAFGIASDLISTHARKSIFGYRMMVWAIIIIGALSFVVWAHHMFVAGMNPYFGFFFATTTLIIAVPTALKVYNWVLTLWRGDIHLTVPMLFAIGFISTFVLGGLTGLYLGNVSVDIPLSNTYFVVAHFHMVMAVSPILVVFGGIYHWYPKVTGRMLDDTLGRVHFWVTFVGTYAIYFPMHYLGILGMPRRYYAYEGYSFIPHSAQTLNTFITVVALIVAVAQLLFLVNLAWSLVRGKRADSNPWRATTLEWQTPQTPPVHGNWGAALPVVYRGAYEYSPPGQEEDFVPQNQPPETAPETAHPTLQPGEARE; from the coding sequence ATGCCCTACGCGCACACCGACCACGCCCCGCAAAGCTTCTGGACGCGCTATGTCTGGAGCCAGGACCACAAGGTCATCGCCGTGCAGTATTCGCTGACGGCCATCGCCATCGGCCTGGTCGGCCTCGTGTTGTCGGACCTGATGCGGTTGCAGCTCGGCTTTCCGGGCAAGTTCAGTTTCATCGACGCCACCCACTACTACCAGTTCGTCACCATGCACGGAATGATCATGGTGATCTACCTCCTGACGGCGCTGTTCCTGGGCGGCTTCGGCAACTACCTGATCCCGCTGATGCTGGGCGCGCGCGACATGGTGTTCCCGTTTCTCAACATGCTGAGCTACTGGGTCTACCAGCTGGCCGTGCTGGTGCTGGTGGCGAGCTTCTTCGTGCCGGGCGGGCCGACCGGCGCGGGCTGGACGTTGTATCCACCCCAGGCCATCCTGCCGGGCACGCCGGGCGTGGAATGGGGCATCGTGTTGATGCTGGTGTCGCTGGCGATCTTCATCGTCGCGACCACGATGGGCGGCTTGAATTACGTCACCACCACGCTGCAGGCGCGCACCCGCGGCATGACGCTCATGCGCATGCCGCTCACGGTGTGGGGCATCTTCATCGCGACCATCATGGCGTTGCTGGCGTTTCCGGCGCTGTTCGTGTCGGCGGTGATGATGCTTCTCGACAGGACACTCGGCACCAGCTTCTTCATACCGGCCGTGGTGTCGATGGGGCAGACGCTCAAGCATGCCGGCGGCAGCCCGCTGCTGTTCCAGCACCTGTTCTGGTTCTTCGGGCATCCGGAGGTCTACATCGTCGCGCTGCCGGCCTTTGGCATCGCGTCGGACCTGATCAGCACACACGCGCGCAAGAGCATCTTCGGCTACAGGATGATGGTGTGGGCCATCATCATCATCGGTGCGCTGAGCTTCGTGGTCTGGGCGCACCACATGTTCGTCGCCGGCATGAATCCGTACTTCGGCTTCTTCTTTGCCACCACCACGCTGATCATCGCCGTCCCGACCGCCCTCAAGGTCTACAACTGGGTGCTGACGCTGTGGCGCGGCGATATCCACCTGACCGTGCCGATGCTGTTTGCCATCGGCTTCATCAGCACCTTCGTCCTGGGCGGGCTGACCGGGCTCTACCTCGGCAACGTGAGCGTGGACATTCCGCTGTCGAACACGTACTTCGTGGTCGCGCACTTCCATATGGTGATGGCCGTGTCGCCGATCCTGGTGGTGTTCGGCGGCATCTACCACTGGTACCCGAAGGTGACGGGCCGCATGCTCGACGACACGCTCGGGCGCGTGCACTTCTGGGTCACCTTCGTCGGCACCTATGCGATCTACTTCCCGATGCACTATCTCGGCATCCTCGGCATGCCGCGGCGGTATTACGCGTACGAGGGCTACAGCTTCATTCCACATTCGGCGCAGACGCTCAACACGTTCATCACCGTCGTTGCGCTGATCGTTGCGGTGGCGCAGTTGCTGTTCCTGGTCAACCTGGCGTGGAGCCTGGTGCGCGGCAAGCGTGCCGACAGCAACCCGTGGCGCGCCACCACGCTGGAATGGCAGACCCCGCAAACGCCGCCCGTGCACGGCAACTGGGGCGCCGCGCTGCCCGTCGTCTACCGCGGGGCGTACGAATACAGCCCGCCGGGGCAGGAGGAAGACTTCGTCCCGCAAAACCAGCCGCCCGAGACGGCACCTGAAACGGCCCACCCGACGCTTCAACCCGGCGAGGCACGCGAATGA
- a CDS encoding nuclear transport factor 2 family protein — protein sequence MDDTTRTLHAYEQIRQLKYRYFRAIDTHDWSLLADCLTEDCEARLYGGRYAYDGRDAFVSSLRALIGKPTFLTMHHGHHPELTLVSADHACGVWFLEDHAINLEDDYLLHGTAFYDDQYVKRDGVWRIHATRHERLFETVTSPIPPSFTLTANRFAPGEHPAAGSTATAS from the coding sequence ATGGACGACACGACCCGCACGCTCCATGCATACGAGCAGATCCGACAGTTGAAGTACCGGTATTTCCGCGCGATCGACACGCACGACTGGTCGCTGCTCGCGGATTGCCTGACCGAGGATTGCGAGGCGCGGCTGTACGGCGGCCGCTACGCGTACGACGGCCGCGACGCGTTCGTGTCGAGCCTGCGCGCGCTGATCGGCAAGCCGACCTTCCTGACGATGCATCACGGCCACCACCCGGAACTCACGCTGGTGTCCGCCGATCACGCGTGCGGCGTGTGGTTTCTCGAGGATCACGCGATCAATCTCGAGGATGACTACCTGCTGCACGGCACCGCGTTCTACGACGACCAGTACGTGAAACGCGACGGCGTGTGGCGCATTCACGCGACGCGCCACGAGCGGCTGTTCGAAACCGTCACGTCGCCGATCCCGCCGTCGTTCACGCTGACCGCGAACCGGTTCGCGCCGGGCGAGCACCCAGCGGCCGGATCGACGGCAACCGCTTCCTGA
- a CDS encoding SDR family NAD(P)-dependent oxidoreductase, protein MGILKDKVALVTGAGQGVGQGVAHALAAEGARVAVVGRTRDKLLATCDAIRARGGVAEPFVCDVMDAAQISHCVDAVVERYGGVQILINNAQVVPLGRLLDVTDADFLAGLESGPIATLRMMRACHPHLKGDGVIVNFASSAAVRWDASGYGAYAATKEAIRALTRAAACEWGSDGIRVNAVAPHALSPGLKGWVDANPQEAAAFFRTIPLGRVGDCEQDIGRAIVFLASRDAAYLTGATLPLDGGQAYWG, encoded by the coding sequence ATGGGCATCCTGAAGGACAAGGTCGCGCTCGTGACGGGCGCGGGGCAGGGCGTGGGCCAGGGCGTCGCGCACGCGCTCGCGGCCGAAGGCGCTCGGGTCGCGGTGGTCGGCCGCACGCGCGACAAGCTGCTCGCGACCTGCGACGCGATCCGCGCGCGCGGCGGCGTGGCCGAGCCGTTCGTGTGCGACGTGATGGACGCCGCGCAGATCTCGCATTGCGTCGATGCGGTCGTCGAGCGGTACGGCGGCGTACAGATCCTGATCAACAACGCGCAGGTCGTGCCGCTCGGCCGCCTGCTCGACGTGACCGACGCGGATTTTCTCGCGGGGCTCGAATCGGGGCCGATCGCGACGCTGCGGATGATGCGCGCATGCCATCCGCATCTGAAGGGCGACGGCGTGATCGTCAATTTCGCGTCGTCGGCCGCGGTGCGCTGGGATGCGTCGGGTTACGGCGCGTACGCGGCGACCAAGGAGGCGATTCGTGCGCTGACGCGCGCGGCCGCGTGCGAATGGGGCTCGGACGGCATCCGCGTGAACGCGGTCGCGCCGCATGCGTTGTCGCCGGGCCTGAAGGGCTGGGTCGATGCGAATCCGCAGGAAGCCGCCGCATTCTTCCGCACGATTCCGCTCGGCCGCGTGGGCGACTGCGAGCAGGACATCGGGCGCGCGATCGTGTTTCTCGCGAGCCGCGACGCCGCGTACCTGACGGGCGCGACGCTGCCGCTCGACGGCGGGCAGGCTTACTGGGGCTGA
- a CDS encoding EthD domain-containing protein: MEKVIYVLWRDAQAAPDQWNRTVRAQLADTLLSLGAHGVQVNVADADVAPAAGLKQTNTHPGIDGIVAVWVDSANAMFRQPFDDAVRAIVPHMAAYLVTESQPIPNTRFPAQPGERTTGFSQLAFLKRPPRLTHEAWLDVWHGHHTRVAIDTQDNFLYVQNVVVRALTHAAPGYDAIVEECFPAAAMTDPHAFFDAVGDDEKFQRNVAEMMDSCGRFIDFDKIDVVPTSQYVVKAVRG, from the coding sequence ATGGAGAAAGTCATTTACGTGTTGTGGCGCGACGCGCAGGCCGCACCCGATCAGTGGAACCGCACGGTGCGCGCGCAACTCGCCGACACGCTGCTGTCGCTCGGCGCGCACGGCGTGCAGGTGAACGTCGCCGACGCCGATGTCGCGCCGGCCGCCGGCCTGAAGCAGACCAACACGCACCCGGGCATCGACGGGATCGTCGCGGTGTGGGTCGACAGCGCGAACGCGATGTTCCGTCAGCCGTTCGACGACGCGGTGCGCGCGATCGTCCCGCACATGGCCGCGTATCTCGTCACCGAGTCGCAGCCGATTCCGAACACGCGTTTCCCGGCGCAGCCCGGCGAGCGCACGACCGGCTTCTCGCAGCTCGCGTTCCTGAAACGGCCGCCGCGCCTCACGCACGAAGCGTGGCTCGACGTGTGGCACGGTCATCACACGCGCGTCGCGATCGATACGCAGGACAATTTCCTGTACGTGCAGAACGTCGTCGTGCGCGCGCTCACGCACGCGGCGCCCGGTTACGACGCGATCGTCGAGGAATGCTTTCCGGCCGCCGCGATGACCGATCCGCATGCGTTCTTCGATGCGGTCGGCGACGACGAGAAATTCCAGCGCAACGTGGCCGAGATGATGGATAGCTGCGGGCGCTTCATCGACTTCGACAAGATCGATGTGGTGCCGACGAGTCAGTATGTCGTGAAGGCTGTGCGCGGTTAA
- a CDS encoding high-potential iron-sulfur protein has protein sequence MKFSRRRFIAATTVLASALALGRRAAAADASAVQESDANAQALGYKTDASRVDHAKFPKFQAGEACANCQFFQGKTGVAMAPCAIFSGKQVNAKGWCSAYSKKA, from the coding sequence ATGAAATTTTCACGCCGACGTTTTATTGCAGCCACCACCGTTCTGGCATCCGCGCTGGCATTGGGACGCCGCGCGGCGGCGGCAGATGCCAGTGCCGTGCAGGAATCCGATGCAAACGCCCAGGCCCTCGGCTACAAGACGGACGCAAGCCGGGTCGACCATGCGAAGTTCCCGAAATTTCAGGCGGGCGAAGCTTGTGCGAACTGCCAGTTCTTCCAGGGAAAAACCGGCGTCGCGATGGCGCCGTGCGCCATTTTCAGCGGCAAGCAGGTCAATGCCAAAGGCTGGTGCAGCGCCTATTCGAAAAAAGCGTAG
- a CDS encoding YbaK/prolyl-tRNA synthetase associated domain-containing protein, which produces MSDYPVFDALCDLLNTSGARFRVLDHPAEGKSDVIAAIRGTRPEQGAKAMLCTFKDGGDTTALAVIPGHLKIDFRKVADAVGRRKATLASPDVAAVVTRCVMGAVPPFVFDANVTLVVDPALVERNAEIAFNAGRLDRSVVLDASDYVRIARPLLADITRPETADDPALRANS; this is translated from the coding sequence ATGAGCGACTACCCCGTTTTCGACGCGCTGTGCGATCTGCTGAATACGTCCGGCGCGCGGTTCCGCGTGCTGGATCACCCGGCCGAAGGCAAATCCGACGTCATCGCCGCGATCCGCGGCACGCGCCCCGAACAGGGTGCGAAAGCGATGCTGTGCACGTTCAAGGATGGCGGCGACACCACCGCGCTCGCCGTGATTCCCGGCCACCTGAAGATCGATTTCCGCAAGGTCGCCGACGCAGTCGGCCGCCGCAAGGCGACGCTTGCGTCGCCCGATGTCGCAGCCGTCGTCACGCGCTGCGTGATGGGCGCCGTGCCGCCGTTCGTGTTCGACGCGAACGTGACGCTCGTCGTCGATCCCGCGCTGGTCGAACGCAACGCCGAAATCGCGTTCAACGCGGGCCGCCTCGACCGCTCCGTCGTGCTCGACGCGTCCGACTATGTGCGGATCGCCCGCCCGCTGCTGGCCGACATCAC